TTTATGGGCTTGTCCGGGTAGGAGATAGCTGATCTGCGCAATAATGCCTTAATCCGCGCATCAAGCTCTTTCAGACTAAAGGGTTTACATAGAAAATCATCCGCACCATTATGTAACGCTCGGAGCCGATCATTCAGCATGGTGCTGGCCGAGATCATCAATATGGGTACAGTTGAGTGCTGGCGAAACGCATCAACCAGATCATTACCGTCTGTTTCAGGCAGCATCAAGTCAGTCACTACAATATCGGGCAGGAATCGTGGGAAAAGATGAAGTGCTTCGCGTGCATGATGAACCCGTTCAGTTATGTAACCCTCCTCCTCAAGAAAGAAAGCAATCATGTCGGCCAGATTTTTCTCATCCTCTATAAGAAGAACTTTGATAGACATTGAGGTCACACTCCTGATGAAATGAATTTGTTAAGAAACTTCTAAAAAAAATGTCGTAATTTGTGTGGAAATGCTGCAAAATTTTTAATGTTTGTATTCCAGAATATAGGATGCATATGTAGAAAGTTCTATAGAGTTGAAGCCAAACTTCAGTATTTTACCATGAATGCAGCTCATTTGCCGATCATTCAAAATTTCCCAAAGCTACATCGAGTAGTTATTACAGTATAATGTATCAGAACGGTTTGAGGGAAATAAAGTAGATCTTGCGAGCTTTAATCCATAGGAGGTACCAACGTTGTTGTTGAATGCAAACACAGTAATCAGTCACAAGGGCAGCTACCTATGAACTACATAAAGGTAAATAAGGTGTTGGAGTGGATGGTAATTAAACTCCGTATTCCGTGGCTGGGTACGGCCATACTTATTATCCTGGGTACGCTGGGAACGATATTTCCGTTGACTCTTTTTTACGGGGTACAGCTATTGTTCGGTACAGCGGCAGCTTTTATTGCTTTGCGTTTACACGGAGCCATATACGGATTCACCACCCTAATAGCGATCTGTGCCTTGGGGATATTATTTGAAGGTCTGGTCCCTAGCAGTTTTTTTATGATTGGCGCTCATTTCATTGAATTAATCTGGATGCTGGGATGGCAGATACGCTGGAAAAATGGAAGCATCATGAAGGCGAATGCTGCATTCTGGGTTGTGATGTTATTGCCAGTTACCTTTTACGGATATTTCATAATGGGCATGGATCTAGAAGAATTGAAGTATGGATATATGCATGTCGCTGTGACCAGCATGGTTAATGCGCTGATTGCAGGTATTGTCGTGGATTTCTGGATTACCACTGGCGAGGTGAAGTCAAAACGAACTGGAACCATTCCGCTCAGACGAATTGCTTTTAAATACGTCGTAGCTTTTGTAGTCGTTGTCTCTCTTGTTCTGTTATCGGCCGATAGCCGCAGACAGCTAGGTCAGATCAATGACACCATCCTATCTAATCTAAAACATGCTGCGAATGCTGTGATCAAGGATTTAAATGATCAATATCTATCCCAAGAGAACATGCATCAAAGTATGCAGCGTTATTATCATCTACTGGATGTGAATGTCATCATTCTTGACCCCGATGATAAGGTCATTGCTTCTGGGCTGGATACGTTCCAAGTGGGAGAATACCTGGATATCGACAAATATCGTTTTCTCAAGCCGGGGGAGAACAGCATACTGTTCCATTCTGGGGATGCTTATTATAGCGATGTGCTTACTTACTGGAAACAGGCATCGTTCATGTACGAAGCAGATATGACCACAAGTACGCCTTATCGAGTATTTGTTGAGACCAACTCAGCCCATTATTACACTCGGATTGAGGCGATCTATCTGACTACACTTCAATCTCTGTTCGCTATTTTTGTGGTTTCCATGATTGTGGCCGCTCCTCTCAGCCGGAAAGTGGTAAGTCCATTGAAGCGTCTTACACGTATGACTGGCTCTCTTCCGAGGCTGTTATTTCGTAATGGGGAGATGGAATGGCCAACCAGCCATGTAACAGAAGTACAGATACTGATTGGCAATTTGCGCAAGATGGCTGATGTGCTCCTGGGACAATTCGAACAGATTCGTCAGGACAAGCTCACCCTGGAGGACAGGGTCAGAGAGCGGACCAAGGAGCTGAAGAATAGTGAGGAGATCAAACGCGCCATTATTGATTCTTCTATTGATGCCATTATTGCTGTGGATTCAAACGGGCTGATTATCGAGTTTAATCCCGAAGCCGAAAGAATGTTTGGACTGGAACGGGCAGAAGTGGTATTCGAGAAGGATGCTCCGTCCCTTTTTCAGGGTGCGAGCTGTATGGAAATCAAGGAAATGCTGAACCAATGTGAGTATATTCGGGGGAAACGACATGTCATCGTCGAAGAGATTTCAGGTATTCGCCGGGACGGTTCCGTTTTTCCGATTGAATACAAGATCGTAGAAATCCAATTGGGCAATAACGAATCGCTTTATAACTTGTTTATTAAGGATATTACGGAGCGCACAAGGGCTGAAGAAGAACGCGTACGTCATGCGCTGGCTCTGGAAAAGCTGAATGCGGAGCTATTTCATGAAAAAGTCGCCATTCAGGAACAGCGGGATATTAGCCAGCATTTCATTGAATCTGCACGGGAAGGACTGGTCATGTCTGATCGTTCGGGCACCATCACGATAGTGAACAGAAGGATTGAAGAAATGTTTGGTCTCCGAGATTTTTCGGGCAGATCCATTGAAGACTTGGCTCAGGCCATTGATACGCGGATATTAACCTCTGAATTCAATCTGGTGGAGCAGACGCGCGCATTTTTGAACGGTGAACGGGCCTTTGTTGAGACTGAATTTATATTTAATGATGTGGATAAGAGTGTATTTTCCCTGTACATGAAGCAAATGGATGTTCCGGGCAAAAATCATGGATTTCTTCTGGTGTTCCGCGATCGTACGGAGGAAGAACGCCTGAATCGGATGAAAAACGAACTGATCAGCGTGGTCTCACATGAGCTTCGAACCCCTGTTGCGACCATTATGGGCTATGTGGAACTGATGATGATGTATGATCTCCCCGCTTCGCAGCGTCAGGAGT
Above is a window of Paenibacillus sp. E222 DNA encoding:
- a CDS encoding response regulator transcription factor; amino-acid sequence: MSIKVLLIEDEKNLADMIAFFLEEEGYITERVHHAREALHLFPRFLPDIVVTDLMLPETDGNDLVDAFRQHSTVPILMISASTMLNDRLRALHNGADDFLCKPFSLKELDARIKALLRRSAISYPDKPIKEDKPAEVVGHVSVNEYRRTLFVDGIEIEVTHIEFEIMKELYRNPGKVFTRNELMDRIKGSERAYLDRTIDVHISSLRKKIEPDPKNPRYIKTVWGTGYKYVI
- a CDS encoding ATP-binding protein, which translates into the protein MVIKLRIPWLGTAILIILGTLGTIFPLTLFYGVQLLFGTAAAFIALRLHGAIYGFTTLIAICALGILFEGLVPSSFFMIGAHFIELIWMLGWQIRWKNGSIMKANAAFWVVMLLPVTFYGYFIMGMDLEELKYGYMHVAVTSMVNALIAGIVVDFWITTGEVKSKRTGTIPLRRIAFKYVVAFVVVVSLVLLSADSRRQLGQINDTILSNLKHAANAVIKDLNDQYLSQENMHQSMQRYYHLLDVNVIILDPDDKVIASGLDTFQVGEYLDIDKYRFLKPGENSILFHSGDAYYSDVLTYWKQASFMYEADMTTSTPYRVFVETNSAHYYTRIEAIYLTTLQSLFAIFVVSMIVAAPLSRKVVSPLKRLTRMTGSLPRLLFRNGEMEWPTSHVTEVQILIGNLRKMADVLLGQFEQIRQDKLTLEDRVRERTKELKNSEEIKRAIIDSSIDAIIAVDSNGLIIEFNPEAERMFGLERAEVVFEKDAPSLFQGASCMEIKEMLNQCEYIRGKRHVIVEEISGIRRDGSVFPIEYKIVEIQLGNNESLYNLFIKDITERTRAEEERVRHALALEKLNAELFHEKVAIQEQRDISQHFIESAREGLVMSDRSGTITIVNRRIEEMFGLRDFSGRSIEDLAQAIDTRILTSEFNLVEQTRAFLNGERAFVETEFIFNDVDKSVFSLYMKQMDVPGKNHGFLLVFRDRTEEERLNRMKNELISVVSHELRTPVATIMGYVELMMMYDLPASQRQEFMETISSEGARLSSLLDDVLDIQRLDNEGMTYHMTYVPLLEVVEGVAEQWNMTSIQRIHVHAFNGDFFAYADQNRMIQVLHNLIGNAVKYSPGADRIDITLWEEEEWLCIDVRDYGIGIPENVQDMLFTKFYRVDNSDHRQIGGTGLGLYISRKIVEDHQGTLTFISASHKGSTFKVRLPKQDELL